The genome window TTCACAGTTTAAATTTTAAATGACCACTTGCCCCAATATAGGACAAGTGGTCATTTTTCATACATATTTATTCATTATTTCAGCAATATTAGAATATATAACTGGTTTAGATATGAAATCATCCATACCACTATTTAAACATTTTTGGCGATCTTCTTCCATGGCATTAGCTGTTAAAGCAATTATAGGTGTACTTATTCCCTTTTTTCTTATTTCTATTGTAGTTTCATATCCATCTAAAATAGGCATCTGTATGTCCATAAATATTATATCAAAGTTTTTATTTTCTAATTCTTGTAATACCATTTGTCCATCCTCCGCTATAGTAACCTCCCAGCCCCTTTTCACAAACATTTTTTTCATTATCAATTGATTGACCTTATTATCCTCTGCTAGTAGTATATTTATATCCTTCATCCCATTAATAATAGGTACCTTTACTTTTTCTTTAGTTTTTATATATTGATCCGAGGTATGAAATGGTATATTTATGGAAAATTTACTGCCCTTATTTAGTTCGCTTTCTACCTTTATACTTCCCTTCATTAGCTCTACTAATCTTTTGACTATAGCCAAGCCCAAACCAGTTCCACCGTATTTCCTAGTTCTTGAACTATCAATCTGTTCAAAGCTATTAAAAAGATTCTTGATTTTTTCTTTTGGTATTCCTATACCCGTATCCTTGATCACAAATTGCAATACTATCTCTTCACTATTCTTCTTTATACCTTTTACAGTAGCCTCTATACATCCTTTATTAGGAGTAAACTTAACTGAGTTACTGATTAAATTACTAATTATCTGTCTTAACCTCAAGGGGTCTCCCACTAACATATCTGGTATTTCTTTATCTATATCCCATGATAAATTGATGTTTTTTTCACTAGCTTGATATGAAAAGATTTTTACGATATCTTTAACCATCTTCTTTACATTGAAATCAGTATTCTCCAGTTCCATTTTCCCCGCTTCGACTTTAGAATAGTCTAGTATATCATTTAGAATAGTTAAAAGTGCATGTGCTGAATTCTTCATAATTTCCAAATTTGCTTTTTGCTCTTCATCTATTTGGCTGCTTTTCATCAAATCAATCATTCCTAAAACACCATTCATAGGTGTTCTTATTTCATGACTCATATTTGCTAGGAAATTACTCTTTGCTCTATTTGCCGCTTCCGCTTTCTCCCTAGAGGCTCTCAGCTGTTCCATAATCCTTTTATGCTCTGTAATATCATGAAGTAATATTAGACTACCTATGGCTTTATTTCTCTTATCATAAATCTGAGTATCCCTTAACTCAAAATATCTCTTTTCATCTTTATAAGTTAAAATAATATTTTTATCTACTATTTCAATATTTCTATCGGTTAATCCCATTAATTTCGACAAAATTTCAGATGCTGAACTCCCAATAATTTTGAATTCATTATGTCCTAATATTTTTTTTGCCGAAAAATTCATATCAACAATACGCTTATTATTATCTAAAACAATAACCATATCTTCAATACTTTCAAAGACAAGTTCTCTAGCAATAGGTACTAAGTCTAATAATTTATATCTAAATAGTCCCCAAAAAATAATTATACCCGTTAAAGAAAAAGCCAATGGAGTTATATCCACATATATGACGTCTTTGTAGAATAAAAGATACAAAATATTCCATATAAGTGGAATCGATGTACCAGCTATAATAACTCTGGCTTGTTTACGATATAGTTTAGGTAAATTGATAAACTTTACTAATAAAAGAATTAATCCCGCCCATATAAGTAGATAGGAATAGATTGCATTAAACCAAAACCATACCCCTAGCTTGGAATTAATGATTTCAACATTATCGATTTTTATAAATTGTATACTTTCTCTAAATAATCCATGAAAACCATTGGTTATCATAATTATTAAAGTCAATACTGGTATAATCATAAGTAAAAGAATAGTTCTCTTGTCATGTAATTTTTTTCTATTAGTATATTCTCCCACAAGTGATAAAAAAGCAACTGGTACTATTACAATACCTACATGCTTTAGCTCATGCCAAAAAAATATAGTATTATGGCTAGTACTAAATATTTGAATCAATTGACATAAAGTCCAATGGGTGATAGCCATCATCAAAGCTGGAAGTGATTTGGGGCCTTTATTTCGTTTTCTCTTATATGATATATATGTTATTATGCTGGATACCAGTGTTGCAAGAAAAAGTAGGAATATGTATATTTTTATATTCACAGCCTCGCCTTCTTTCATTTCAAACCTATACCTTATGTATATTCTCTATAATTTGACAAAATCCTCTATCCATGCTTTCATCTAAATATTACCATATTAATTCTTTTTTTAACTGGTCATATTAATATAGAGATTCCAGTCGAAACTAATCAAGGAGATGAACTTATGAAGAAAAATGTAGGCGATTTAGATGCTTTTCTACGGATAACGGCAGGTCTATCAATGCTTGGGATGGGCATAAAAAGAAATTCAAATTCTTTTATTCTATTAGGTTCTATGAAGGTTGCTGAAGGTATAACTAGATTTTGTCCTTTATTTCATCTAATGGGGATTTCTACAAAGGAAGATGATGAAATTGAAGTAATGTTTTAATTTTCTTATGGTACTTAAACTATTTAATTTATGGGGTGAATAACTATGAATCTTAAATATAATGGCAGTGGTGATTCAAAAGAAAATGCCATATATTTTACTAATGCCATGACCTTCGTTGATCATATGGAAATGCAAAGGGAATATATTAGACAAAACAACCTTAACATCAATAGGATAAACAGCTGCGGAAATGTAAAAGACCGATATATGTATGATATATATGAAACCGAAAATGGAAACATATGGTTTAAGGTTCCAAATAATATTATTGAATAGGAAAAGCTTTGATTTGAGTTTAAACTCTAAATCAAAGCTTTTTTTATCTTTCCTCTCTAAAGTAAGGATTCCCCAGTCCCTTTGGCCCCATATGCTCTTTACTCTTCTTTGTAGAAACAATTATTAATACTAATATTGTTACAACATAGGGAAGCATATCAATTATATATTGAGATATCTTTATATCGTATTTTTGGAGTCTAAAGCCTATTATATCAAGACCCCCAAAGAAGTATGAGGCGATAAGGGCTTTATATGGACTCCAAGTACAAAAAATAACTAATGCCACTGCAATCCAACCCCTTCCAGCCGTAACATTTTCCTGCCAGGCTGGTACATAAACTAATGATAGATAAGCACCTCCTAATCCACATAATGCTCCACCCATTAGTATATGAATATATTTATAAAGATCAACGTTTATTCCACTTGCATCGGCAGCAGACGGATTTTCACCCACCATCCTAAGGTTCAGTCCTTTTCTAGTATGGTATAGATATATTCCTAAAATAATTGCAATAAGATATCCTAAATAAACAAATAGATTATGATTAAATACTGCCTCTCCTAAATAGGGTATGTTCCCTATTCCCGGTAGTTTTATGGGTTTAAAAAACTCCTTTATATTATTGGGAACAATCTCTCCAACTAAAACTTTTCCAGCAAAGCTGGAGACCCCAGTACCCAGTATAGTTAAAGATAACCCTGTAACAACTTGATTTGCTTTTAAAGTAATGGTTAAAAAGGCAAACACAAGGGCGGTAAGAGCCCCTGCTGCTGCTGCTCCCAGCAAAGATAAAATAGGACTTGAGGTTATAAGTCCAAATTGGAATCCAACAACTGCTCCTACTAGCATCATACCTTCTACTCCAAGATTCAGATTACCTGATTTTTCAGTCATTATCTCTCCTAAAGTCGCAAATAATAGGGGCGTACCCGATTGTATCGCCGCATTTAAAAACGAAACTACATCCATTTCCCTACACCCCTTTCCTTATTTTACTGCTGTGATATGAGCTTTCTTTATCTAATATTAATTTATAACTTACAAAGAATTCACTCCCTAATACAAACATGAGAATCATTCCCTGCAGTATCTGAGCCGCCGATTGTGGAATTTGAAATGCTGTTTGTATATATGCTCCCCCCTGCACTAGGATTGCAAATAAAAATGATACCAATAATATTAAAGGCGCACTAAGACTAGAAAGCCATGTAACAATTATCCCAGTATATCCTATCCCTCCAGATAGTTCAACTGACAATGTATTGTTTACAGCAGATGCCTGTATCATTCCCGTAAGTCCACACAAGCCTCCACTAATGAGCATGGCTATTATGACTACTTTTCTAACATTCATCCCAGCATATCGCCCTGTATTTTCACTTTCACCTATAACACTAATTTCATATCCTTTTTTTGTATGGTGAATAAATGCATAGGTCAAAAATACTAAAATCACTGCAAATACCCATCCAATATGAATACCAAACAACTTTGGAAGTATGGCATTATCAGAAAAATTAGGTATTTTAGGAAATCCCAAGGCATTTGGGTCCTTCCAAGGCCCAAATTGGAGATAGGTTATCCACTTTATAGCAATATAATTCATCATTAGGGTAAATAGGGTTTCATTTGTACCATATTTTGATTTAAATATAGCTGGTATCAAAGCCCATATTCCTCCCCCTATTATCCCCGCAGCTATCATAATTATCAGCAGAATTGGCTTTGGCAAGCTTGGGAGCCTCAGTGCCACTAGGCTAGATAAAAATGCTCCCATATATATTTGTCCTTCTCCCCCTATATTCCAAAATTTCATTTTAAAAGCAACCAAAATACCTAGAGAAGTTACTACTAGGGGTATGGTTTTAATAATGGTCTCTTTAAATCTGTATAATGATCCAAAGGACCCATCCAACATGGAAATATAAACCTTGATTGGGTTATGCCCTAGAAACAATATAAAAAGCGTTGATGTAAGCAGTGCTAAAAAAATTGCTGCAAATCTAATTACTATAGCCTGGGTTTTATTAATATTCGTTTTTTTAACTACTCTAATCAATATTATCATTCCTTCGTAAAGTCTCTCCAGCCATCATTAGACCAAGTTCTTCCTTTGTGACAGTATTGGCATCAACTACACCTGTGATCTTTCCTTCACATAAAACAAGAATCCTATCACAAAGCTCCATAAGTACATCAAGATCTTCTCCTATAAATAGTATTCCAACACCCTTTTTCTTTTGTTCGTTTAGAAGATCATATACTGTATATGCAGCCCCAATGTCTAAACCCCTAGCAGGATAAGCAGTGATTATTAAGCTAGGATTGGTTTCTATCTCTCTTCCCAATAGAACCTTCTGAATATTTCCACCTGAAAGCTTTCTAACGGGATGATTTATATCCGGCGTTGCAATATTTAATTTATTTACGATTTTATCTGCCTTTATTTTAGCGGGTTTTCTACTAAGTAAAACACCCTTTTGATTCTGATATTCTTTTAATAGAACATTATCGACTATATCCATGGATGCAATTAATCCCATTCCTAGCCTA of Maledivibacter sp. contains these proteins:
- a CDS encoding ABC transporter permease is translated as MIRVVKKTNINKTQAIVIRFAAIFLALLTSTLFILFLGHNPIKVYISMLDGSFGSLYRFKETIIKTIPLVVTSLGILVAFKMKFWNIGGEGQIYMGAFLSSLVALRLPSLPKPILLIIMIAAGIIGGGIWALIPAIFKSKYGTNETLFTLMMNYIAIKWITYLQFGPWKDPNALGFPKIPNFSDNAILPKLFGIHIGWVFAVILVFLTYAFIHHTKKGYEISVIGESENTGRYAGMNVRKVVIIAMLISGGLCGLTGMIQASAVNNTLSVELSGGIGYTGIIVTWLSSLSAPLILLVSFLFAILVQGGAYIQTAFQIPQSAAQILQGMILMFVLGSEFFVSYKLILDKESSYHSSKIRKGV
- a CDS encoding DUF2892 domain-containing protein, with amino-acid sequence MKKNVGDLDAFLRITAGLSMLGMGIKRNSNSFILLGSMKVAEGITRFCPLFHLMGISTKEDDEIEVMF
- a CDS encoding ABC transporter permease: MDVVSFLNAAIQSGTPLLFATLGEIMTEKSGNLNLGVEGMMLVGAVVGFQFGLITSSPILSLLGAAAAGALTALVFAFLTITLKANQVVTGLSLTILGTGVSSFAGKVLVGEIVPNNIKEFFKPIKLPGIGNIPYLGEAVFNHNLFVYLGYLIAIILGIYLYHTRKGLNLRMVGENPSAADASGINVDLYKYIHILMGGALCGLGGAYLSLVYVPAWQENVTAGRGWIAVALVIFCTWSPYKALIASYFFGGLDIIGFRLQKYDIKISQYIIDMLPYVVTILVLIIVSTKKSKEHMGPKGLGNPYFREER
- a CDS encoding ATP-binding protein, encoding MNIKIYIFLLFLATLVSSIITYISYKRKRNKGPKSLPALMMAITHWTLCQLIQIFSTSHNTIFFWHELKHVGIVIVPVAFLSLVGEYTNRKKLHDKRTILLLMIIPVLTLIIMITNGFHGLFRESIQFIKIDNVEIINSKLGVWFWFNAIYSYLLIWAGLILLLVKFINLPKLYRKQARVIIAGTSIPLIWNILYLLFYKDVIYVDITPLAFSLTGIIIFWGLFRYKLLDLVPIARELVFESIEDMVIVLDNNKRIVDMNFSAKKILGHNEFKIIGSSASEILSKLMGLTDRNIEIVDKNIILTYKDEKRYFELRDTQIYDKRNKAIGSLILLHDITEHKRIMEQLRASREKAEAANRAKSNFLANMSHEIRTPMNGVLGMIDLMKSSQIDEEQKANLEIMKNSAHALLTILNDILDYSKVEAGKMELENTDFNVKKMVKDIVKIFSYQASEKNINLSWDIDKEIPDMLVGDPLRLRQIISNLISNSVKFTPNKGCIEATVKGIKKNSEEIVLQFVIKDTGIGIPKEKIKNLFNSFEQIDSSRTRKYGGTGLGLAIVKRLVELMKGSIKVESELNKGSKFSINIPFHTSDQYIKTKEKVKVPIINGMKDINILLAEDNKVNQLIMKKMFVKRGWEVTIAEDGQMVLQELENKNFDIIFMDIQMPILDGYETTIEIRKKGISTPIIALTANAMEEDRQKCLNSGMDDFISKPVIYSNIAEIMNKYV